Within Sphingomonas piscis, the genomic segment TTTGCGCGACGAAGGAGACCTAAGTTGGAAAAGATCTACACCGGCAGCGACGCCGATCTGAACGTCCTCAAGGGCGGTACGGTGGCCGTGGTCGGCTACGGCAGCCAGGGCCGCGCCCATGCCATGAACATGCGCGACAGCGGTCTGGACGTGATCGTCGGCGCCCGCTCCGGCGGTCCGGCAGAGCGTAAGGCGAAGGCCGACGGCTTCAACGTGGTGTCCATCGAAGACGCCGTGAAGCAGGCTTCGCTCGTCTCACTGCTCACCCCCGACCTTGCGCACAAGCAGGTCTATGCCGAACAGATCGCGCCGAACCTGCGCGCCGGCGGCACTCTGGTCGTCGCTCACGGTTTCTCCGTCTTGTACGGCGAGATCGCGCCGCGTGCGGACATCGACGTCGTGCTTGTCGCGCCGAAAGGGCCCGGCGACCTCGTCCGCCGCGAGTTCGAGATCGGCCGCGGCGTCCCGGCGCTGTTCGCCGTCCACCAGGACTCGACCGGCAACGCCCGCGCTCGCGCTCTGGCCTATGCCGACGCAATTGGCGGCACCGTCGGCGGCGTCATCGAAACCACCTTCCGCGAAGAAACCGAAACCGACCTGTTCGGCGAGCAGGCCGTGTTGTGCGGCGGCGCGACCGAGCTGGTCACCGCCGGCTTCGAAACCCTGGTGACGGCAGGCTACAAGCCCGAGGTCGCCTATTTCGAATGCCTCCATGAGCTGAAGCTGATCGTCGACCTGCTCTACGAAGGCGGGATCGCGAAGATGCACGCGTTCATCTCGGACACGGCAAAGTATGGCGACCTTGTCTCCGGCCCGCGTGTCGTCAATGACGAGACCCGCGCCCGCATGCAGGAAGTGCTGGAAGATATTCAGAACGGCACCTTCGCCCGCAACTGGATCGACGAGAATGCGTCGGGCCGGAAGCAATATGACGCAATGATGCAGGCCGACCTCGATCAACCAATCGAAAAAGTCGGTGCGCGCCTGCGCCACAACATGGCCTGGTTGAACACCGCGCCGAAGACCGAGGCCGCATAAGGTGTCGGCGGCCGGCGCAACGAGGACGAGTGAAGAGCTGCAGCCGGTTTCCGGCGCGCGGCTCCTCACCCAGTCGCTGGAGCGCGAAGGTGTCACGCACATCTTCGGCTATCCGGGCGGCGCGATCATGCCTGTGTATGATGCGCTTACCGGTTCGAAGCTCCAGCACATCCTCGTACGCCACGAACAGGCCGCCGCCCTTGCCGCCGATGCCTATGGTCGTGTGACCGGGAAGCCGGGGGTGTGCCTCGCCACCTCCGGCCCCGGCGCGACTAACCTCGTGACCGGCATCGCCAATGCCTACATGGACAGCGTTCCGATGGTCGCGATCACTGGCCAGGTGGCAAGCCCGCTGATGGGCACCGACGCGTTCCAGGAAGTCGACATATTCGGCATCACCCTGCCGATCGTCAAGCACAGCTACATCATCCGCTCGACGGCGGAGATCCCGCAGATATTCGCTGAAGCCTTCGCGCTGGCTCAAAGCGGACGACCCGGCCCGGTGCTGATCGATCTGCCAAAGGACATGGGTGTGATGTCGGCGGTGCCGAACCCGGTGCGTACGCCCGCCGTACCGCACCCGGCGCATTGCGGCGATGAGTTGGGCACCGCTAACGCTTTGCTGGCGAAGGCCAAGAAGCCGATCCTCTACCTTGGCGGCGGCGTTCCCATCGCCCGGGCAGAACAGTCGGTCCGCGACTTTGCGGCGCGCAGCGGCATCCCTG encodes:
- the ilvC gene encoding ketol-acid reductoisomerase, which produces MEKIYTGSDADLNVLKGGTVAVVGYGSQGRAHAMNMRDSGLDVIVGARSGGPAERKAKADGFNVVSIEDAVKQASLVSLLTPDLAHKQVYAEQIAPNLRAGGTLVVAHGFSVLYGEIAPRADIDVVLVAPKGPGDLVRREFEIGRGVPALFAVHQDSTGNARARALAYADAIGGTVGGVIETTFREETETDLFGEQAVLCGGATELVTAGFETLVTAGYKPEVAYFECLHELKLIVDLLYEGGIAKMHAFISDTAKYGDLVSGPRVVNDETRARMQEVLEDIQNGTFARNWIDENASGRKQYDAMMQADLDQPIEKVGARLRHNMAWLNTAPKTEAA